The Plasmodium chabaudi chabaudi strain AS genome assembly, chromosome: 14 genome contains the following window.
ATTTCTTACTATTTTCATCGATATCCCCATTGataccattttttttctctggTGAATCCTCTTTATTATCATCGTCGTCATAAAATAGATCTTCATACTCATTGGTATTTGCAGCATTGTCATCATCGATAAATAATCTGAAGTAACAAAACaggaaataattattagtAGATACGAAAAAAGGAATGTGCATATGCATGtatgtaatattatttaaagatGTAATTACGTTGGATCGTAGGTAAATAATTCTTTTCCTGATAATGTAGTAGATTTTCCTTTCTTCTCAGTTTTATCTTTTTGGTCatcctttttaatatttttcttttcttttctttctAATAACCATTTTTTGAATGACTCAAGTGTAACAGGTGttccattatttatgtattgtGTTctctaaaaaatttaaaagtgCATTCAcaagtttatatttttcatttcctttttttgcatttttttatatatttttattttttaaagaatatTAAAACGAACCTCCTCCTCAATAATATCTTCCAATGGCTTTTCGTCCTTTTCATTACTAGTGGGCtctgatttttttaatacatacCCTACACAGCATACAACAGAAGcagtaaatatatgaagtcatgatatattttaaaaataaatcaataacatatattttttcaaatgtaTTGTTAATATGACAAAACTGTtatgcacattttttttatttaatttttaccTTGTGGTAAGcaatgtttatatttacaattatCTCCTCCATTTGGACATACCCAAAACCATCCATATTgctaaaaaaggaaataaaattatatgaacaatattattattcatattttactGTTGTTTATCACTTTCATATGGATATATTCATTCTTAATGAGTTTgccaattttaattataccTTATTTTCAACTgcagataaaaaatatttacaaataatatctGTTTtgtttacatttttatgacgaatatttataacttctgttaatttatttatatcccATTGATCTATtgtatcattttctttatcatttttgcTATCTCGAACATCTGTATATATATCGATTTTTTGTGACTCTTTGGATTTTTTGGGA
Protein-coding sequences here:
- a CDS encoding translation machinery-associated protein 46, putative, which encodes MPPKKENTKKIEKEKQKIVEDKTFGLKNKNKSKSVQRYIKGVQQQVFQTKKKPEENKRKEEKEKEKLNQQKLLLNSIYQKTEKVKKINENAAAYDPKKSKESQKIDIYTDVRDSKNDKENDTIDQWDINKLTEVINIRHKNVNKTDIICKYFLSAVENKQYGWFWVCPNGGDNCKYKHCLPQGYVLKKSEPTSNEKDEKPLEDIIEEERTQYINNGTPVTLESFKKWLLERKEKKNIKKDDQKDKTEKKGKSTTLSGKELFTYDPTLFIDDDNAANTNEYEDLFYDDDDNKEDSPEKKNGINGDIDENSKREDDVPINTELFIDDLDDLDELD